A stretch of the Bordetella genomosp. 8 genome encodes the following:
- a CDS encoding ABC transporter permease encodes MRAFIRTMREHPTIALGGLLLLLLIMIAVFAPWLHTVDPTALSPVNRTRPPSERYWFGTDLLGRDVYSRVIYGARVSLIVGFTVAILSTLAGVAIGLAAGFVRWIDAVAMRIMDGFMSIPTILLAIALISLSRASLHNVIFAITLAEIPRVVRLVRGVVLSLREQPFVESAVAAGAGRLRVVLRHILPNTIAPLTVQATYICGVAILAEAGLSFIGAGVPPATPSWGNIMAEGRALWQIKPYLIAFPAIFLSVTILAINMLGDGLRDAIDPRMAKRI; translated from the coding sequence ATGCGCGCCTTCATCCGGACGATGCGCGAGCATCCGACCATCGCGCTGGGCGGGCTGCTCCTGCTGCTGCTGATCATGATCGCGGTCTTCGCGCCGTGGCTGCATACGGTCGACCCGACGGCGCTGTCGCCCGTCAACCGGACGCGGCCGCCCAGCGAACGCTACTGGTTCGGGACGGACCTGCTGGGCCGCGACGTGTATTCGCGCGTGATCTACGGCGCCAGGGTGTCGCTGATCGTCGGCTTCACCGTGGCCATCCTGTCGACCCTGGCGGGCGTCGCGATCGGCCTGGCGGCCGGCTTCGTGCGCTGGATCGACGCGGTCGCGATGCGCATCATGGACGGCTTCATGTCCATTCCCACCATCCTGCTGGCCATCGCGCTGATCTCGCTGAGCCGGGCTTCGCTGCACAACGTGATCTTCGCCATCACGCTGGCGGAGATCCCGCGCGTCGTGCGGCTGGTGCGCGGCGTGGTGCTGTCGCTGCGCGAGCAGCCTTTCGTCGAATCGGCGGTGGCGGCGGGCGCCGGCCGGCTGCGCGTGGTGCTGCGCCACATCCTGCCGAACACCATCGCGCCGCTGACCGTGCAGGCCACCTATATCTGCGGCGTCGCCATCCTGGCCGAGGCCGGCCTGTCCTTCATCGGCGCCGGCGTACCGCCGGCCACGCCGTCGTGGGGCAACATCATGGCCGAGGGCCGCGCGCTGTGGCAGATCAAACCCTACCTGATCGCGTTTCCGGCGATCTTCCTGTCGGTGACCATCCTGGCCATCAATATGCTGGGCGATGGGCTGCGCGACGCCATCGATCCGCGCATGGCGAAGAGGATCTGA
- a CDS encoding ABC transporter permease, with amino-acid sequence MVSYILRRLLATLPVMLFVALFVFALLDLAPGDPAALLAGEDATAQDIARIRATLGLDQPFLLRFGHWIWAVLHGDLGTSLFTSQPVTYMIGQRLAPTFSLMVMTLILSVLVAVPLGALAAWRHNAWQDRGIMVGAVLGFSVPSFVVGYLLAWTLGLQLRWFPVQGYAPLSRGLWTSLHTLVLPALALGSVYIALITRITRATLLETLSQDYVRTARAKGVHDRTLLFRHALKNAAVPILTVIGSGVALLISGTVITETVFSIPGLGRLTVDAILRRDYPVIQGVILLFSFMYVLINLAVDLLYRVFDPRIKY; translated from the coding sequence ATGGTTTCCTACATCCTGCGCCGGCTGCTTGCCACCTTGCCCGTCATGCTGTTCGTCGCGCTGTTCGTCTTCGCGCTGCTGGACCTGGCGCCGGGCGATCCCGCCGCGCTGCTGGCGGGCGAGGACGCCACCGCGCAGGATATCGCCCGCATTCGCGCCACGCTGGGATTGGACCAGCCCTTCCTGCTGCGGTTCGGCCATTGGATATGGGCGGTCCTGCACGGCGACCTGGGCACGTCGCTGTTCACCAGCCAGCCCGTCACCTACATGATCGGCCAGCGGCTCGCGCCGACGTTCAGCCTGATGGTGATGACCCTGATCCTGTCCGTGCTGGTGGCCGTGCCGCTGGGCGCGCTGGCGGCGTGGCGGCACAACGCCTGGCAGGATCGCGGGATCATGGTGGGCGCGGTGCTGGGTTTTTCCGTGCCTTCCTTCGTGGTGGGCTACCTGCTGGCGTGGACGCTGGGCCTGCAGCTGCGCTGGTTTCCGGTTCAGGGCTACGCGCCGCTGTCGCGCGGCCTGTGGACGTCGCTGCATACGCTGGTGCTGCCGGCGCTGGCCCTGGGCAGCGTGTACATCGCCTTGATCACCCGCATCACGCGGGCGACCTTGCTGGAGACCTTGTCGCAGGACTACGTGCGCACCGCCCGCGCCAAGGGCGTGCATGACCGCACGCTGCTGTTCCGCCACGCCTTGAAGAATGCCGCCGTGCCCATCCTGACCGTGATCGGCAGCGGCGTCGCGCTGTTGATCAGCGGGACCGTCATCACCGAAACCGTGTTCTCCATTCCCGGACTGGGACGGCTGACGGTGGACGCCATCCTGCGCCGCGACTATCCGGTGATCCAGGGCGTCATCCTGTTGTTCAGCTTCATGTACGTGCTGATCAACCTGGCGGTGGACCTGCTCTATCGCGTCTTCGACCCAAGGATCAAATACTGA
- a CDS encoding amidase: MRPMPTATDSLVSWSTVDLRRAIGDRTISPVELLRACLDRIQALNPYLNAITATCYDRAMKEAREAEQDVLRGLPLGALHGLPLGVKDLEETEGLLTTFGSPMYRAHVPAADNLMVGRMRRAGAIVVGKTNVPELGAGANTRNPVWGATGNPFDPRLNCGGSSGGSAVALATDMLPLCTGSDTGGSLRIPAAKCGVIGFRPSPGLVPVERRALGWTPISVVGPMGRSMDDVGLHLSAIAGRGDCDPLSYDVDATAFASLRPRDLGSLRVGYTVDFGVCDVDDDIRRVFRARIEAMRHLFKRCDEVQADLGAAHRCFDVIRAANYVARYRDAYEADPNNLGPNPRANYEMGASMTLADHTAAHLDQTRMFKAFQTLYRDYDIILAPTTPVSPFPWTQLALDRINGKPQENYYRWLALTYVVTLMTNPALSMPCGRDHAGMPFGMQVIGGFRQDLALLEICKSLEWAWARQPDLARPLPDLARLRAQPPVDFRTGIVTAPPDAALARGDAGARRAAGSVDVAV; encoded by the coding sequence ATGCGCCCCATGCCGACCGCCACCGATTCCCTGGTTTCCTGGTCCACCGTCGACCTGCGCCGCGCCATCGGCGACAGGACCATTTCGCCGGTCGAACTGCTGCGGGCCTGCCTGGACCGCATCCAGGCGCTCAATCCTTACCTGAACGCCATTACCGCGACCTGCTACGACCGCGCCATGAAGGAAGCGCGCGAGGCCGAGCAGGACGTGTTGCGCGGCCTGCCGCTGGGCGCGTTGCATGGCCTGCCCCTGGGAGTGAAGGACCTGGAGGAAACCGAAGGGTTGCTGACCACGTTCGGTTCGCCGATGTACCGCGCGCACGTGCCGGCCGCCGACAACCTGATGGTGGGGCGCATGCGGCGGGCGGGCGCCATCGTGGTGGGCAAGACCAATGTGCCGGAACTGGGCGCGGGCGCGAATACGCGCAACCCGGTGTGGGGCGCCACGGGCAATCCCTTCGACCCGCGCCTGAATTGCGGCGGCTCGTCCGGCGGTTCGGCCGTCGCGCTCGCGACCGACATGCTGCCGCTGTGCACGGGATCGGACACGGGGGGATCGCTGCGCATTCCCGCCGCCAAGTGCGGAGTGATCGGCTTCCGGCCTTCTCCGGGACTGGTGCCGGTGGAGCGCCGCGCGCTGGGGTGGACGCCGATCTCCGTGGTCGGGCCCATGGGACGCAGCATGGACGACGTGGGCCTGCACCTGTCCGCGATCGCGGGCCGCGGCGACTGCGATCCCTTGTCCTACGACGTGGACGCGACGGCCTTCGCCAGCCTGCGGCCTCGCGACCTGGGCAGCCTGCGGGTCGGCTATACCGTGGACTTCGGCGTCTGCGACGTGGACGACGACATACGCCGCGTTTTCCGGGCCAGGATCGAGGCCATGCGGCATCTGTTCAAGCGCTGCGACGAAGTGCAAGCCGACCTGGGCGCGGCGCATCGCTGCTTCGACGTGATCCGCGCGGCCAATTACGTGGCCCGCTACCGGGATGCCTATGAAGCCGATCCGAACAACCTCGGGCCCAATCCGCGCGCCAATTACGAGATGGGCGCATCGATGACGCTGGCCGACCATACCGCGGCGCATCTGGACCAGACGCGCATGTTCAAGGCGTTCCAGACCCTGTACCGCGATTACGACATCATCCTGGCGCCGACCACGCCGGTGTCGCCTTTTCCCTGGACGCAGTTGGCGCTGGACCGCATCAACGGCAAGCCGCAGGAAAACTATTACCGCTGGCTGGCGCTGACCTATGTCGTCACCCTGATGACCAATCCGGCGCTGTCCATGCCGTGCGGCCGCGATCACGCCGGGATGCCTTTCGGCATGCAGGTGATCGGCGGCTTCCGGCAGGATTTGGCGCTGCTGGAGATCTGCAAGTCGCTGGAATGGGCCTGGGCACGCCAGCCCGACCTGGCCCGGCCGCTGCCGGACCTGGCGCGGCTGCGCGCGCAACCGCCGGTGGATTTCCGCACCGGCATCGTGACCGCGCCGCCGGACGCCGCGCTGGCCCGGGGAGATGCCGGTGCACGGCGCGCGGCGGGTTCGGTGGACGTCGCTGTCTGA
- a CDS encoding GntR family transcriptional regulator — MLANEEIYRKLQQAVFEHRLLPGTRLVEDHLAEVTGSTRGRIRQVLARLAHENLVTLIPNRGAFIAKPSVEEAREVFAMRHMIEPPMAELLARDCKAAQVGRLRAHVRREAAARRAGERADIIRLSGEFHLLMAELTGNRILMRTLRELCAQTCLVITLYDKPNTPACPHQEHEDVIDAIEARDGVRAAALMRHHLQHIEATLALEEPEAAARVDLQSLFAS, encoded by the coding sequence ATGCTCGCCAACGAAGAAATCTATCGCAAGCTCCAGCAGGCCGTGTTCGAACACCGGCTCCTGCCCGGCACCCGCCTGGTCGAAGACCATCTGGCGGAAGTCACGGGCAGCACGCGCGGCCGGATCCGGCAGGTACTGGCGCGCCTGGCGCACGAAAACCTGGTCACGCTGATCCCCAATCGCGGCGCTTTCATCGCCAAGCCCAGCGTGGAGGAAGCGCGCGAAGTATTCGCCATGCGTCATATGATCGAGCCGCCCATGGCGGAGCTGCTGGCGCGGGACTGCAAGGCGGCGCAGGTCGGCCGCCTGCGGGCGCACGTGCGCCGCGAAGCCGCGGCGCGGCGGGCCGGCGAGCGCGCCGACATCATCCGCCTTTCCGGCGAGTTTCATCTGCTGATGGCGGAGCTGACGGGCAACCGCATCCTGATGCGCACCCTGCGCGAGCTGTGCGCGCAGACCTGCCTGGTCATCACGCTGTACGACAAGCCCAATACGCCGGCGTGCCCCCATCAGGAACATGAAGACGTGATCGATGCCATCGAAGCGCGCGACGGCGTGCGCGCCGCGGCATTGATGCGGCATCACCTGCAGCACATCGAGGCCACCCTGGCGCTGGAAGAGCCCGAGGCCGCGGCGCGCGTGGACCTGCAGTCCCTGTTCGCATCCTAG